One Lacipirellulaceae bacterium DNA window includes the following coding sequences:
- a CDS encoding response regulator transcription factor, with amino-acid sequence MSTTQRIMIIEDDATLLRGLTDNFTDAGFDVDSASDGAVGLAQTLAQPPDVMLLDIMLPKLNGYEICQRVRKEKLDFPIIMLTAKGQEEEIVRGLELGADDYVTKPFGIRELLARVNRLVRRQESEMPEGVEIGDAVFNRTSQKLTREGVEVPLTRKEYLLLEYFVSQSHRALTRRDIMDRVWGRAVIVSGRSVDRCVATLRSKIEPEPSRPQFIHTIRDVGYRFELG; translated from the coding sequence ATGAGCACGACACAGCGGATCATGATTATCGAAGACGACGCGACCTTGCTGCGAGGGCTCACTGATAACTTCACCGATGCCGGCTTCGACGTTGACAGCGCGTCGGACGGAGCTGTCGGTCTCGCTCAGACGCTCGCCCAACCTCCTGACGTGATGTTGCTGGATATCATGCTCCCGAAGCTCAACGGCTACGAGATCTGTCAACGCGTTCGCAAAGAGAAACTCGACTTCCCGATCATCATGCTGACCGCCAAGGGCCAAGAGGAGGAGATCGTCCGCGGCTTGGAATTGGGTGCCGATGACTACGTCACGAAGCCGTTCGGAATCCGCGAATTACTAGCACGCGTAAACCGATTGGTTCGCCGCCAAGAAAGCGAGATGCCTGAGGGCGTAGAAATCGGTGACGCGGTTTTCAACCGAACTTCTCAGAAACTGACGCGAGAAGGCGTAGAAGTCCCTTTGACTCGCAAAGAATACTTGCTGCTGGAGTACTTCGTCTCTCAGAGTCATCGCGCGCTGACACGGCGCGACATCATGGACCGTGTTTGGGGCAGGGCAGTGATTGTCAGCGGGCGCAGCGTCGACCGCTGCGTTGCTACATTGCGCAGCAAGATCGAGCCGGAACCCAGTCGACCGCAATTCATCCACACGATTCGCGATGTTGGCTATCGGTTCGAGCTTGGTTGA
- a CDS encoding family 43 glycosylhydrolase, which produces MKFVSFLFFVSLAHFLWQPVEAVGEDHSQETAEAFPYGLVPEQKPDIPLSRAMNRVYEGSYGGLDCARNEFFTRFKYTPLQGFDYHGHDGTVSRRDATKVIRVNGKYYVWYTHRQTPTPPDYEGGAGETIPSRDWDLAEIWYATSKDGFVWEEQGVAVERMEKPNAGWRSVSTPDILVWKGKYYLYYQAYLMMPGSRTSSATNGDDCPVSVSVADSPDGPWTPSNKIVVPNGPPGSWDQYVIHDPYPLVYNGKIYLYYKGEMGGQPPVRAQGLAIADDPLGPFKKHPLNPVINSGHETSLFPWGKGLAAIVSRHGLEHNTIQYAPDGVNFEVKAITGLMPIAPGAHVPDAFTNTDDGRGITWGLCHFRNLGREDGRSHSMLARFDCDLSLDVHDPEMKESDIFVQPKIYFNFGLSEEQRKRLGAPAADPNFVIPE; this is translated from the coding sequence ATGAAGTTTGTCTCGTTTTTGTTCTTTGTTTCCCTGGCTCACTTCCTGTGGCAACCAGTCGAAGCTGTCGGTGAAGACCACTCGCAAGAAACTGCAGAAGCCTTTCCCTACGGTCTGGTTCCTGAGCAAAAACCAGACATCCCGTTGAGCAGGGCGATGAACCGTGTATACGAAGGTAGCTATGGCGGGCTGGACTGCGCCCGTAATGAGTTCTTCACGCGATTCAAGTACACTCCGCTGCAAGGTTTTGACTACCACGGCCATGATGGAACCGTCTCGAGGCGCGATGCCACGAAAGTAATTCGTGTGAACGGCAAGTACTACGTCTGGTACACGCATCGCCAAACGCCCACTCCGCCGGACTACGAGGGCGGTGCTGGGGAGACGATCCCTTCCCGCGATTGGGACCTGGCTGAGATATGGTATGCCACCAGCAAGGATGGATTCGTCTGGGAAGAGCAGGGCGTTGCCGTCGAGCGGATGGAGAAGCCCAATGCCGGCTGGCGATCGGTTTCGACTCCTGACATTCTTGTCTGGAAGGGGAAGTACTACTTGTATTATCAGGCCTATTTGATGATGCCCGGCAGTCGGACGTCGAGCGCTACTAACGGCGACGACTGCCCGGTTTCGGTTTCCGTGGCCGACTCGCCAGACGGACCTTGGACACCCTCGAACAAGATTGTCGTCCCCAACGGTCCGCCCGGTTCATGGGACCAGTACGTGATTCATGACCCTTATCCGTTGGTTTACAACGGAAAAATCTACCTCTACTACAAAGGCGAAATGGGGGGCCAGCCCCCGGTGCGAGCCCAAGGATTGGCAATCGCGGACGATCCTCTCGGGCCGTTCAAGAAGCATCCGTTGAACCCGGTTATCAACTCGGGACATGAAACCTCGCTCTTTCCATGGGGCAAGGGCTTGGCCGCGATCGTCAGCCGGCACGGGCTCGAACACAACACGATTCAATACGCACCAGACGGCGTGAACTTCGAGGTGAAGGCCATTACGGGCCTGATGCCGATCGCACCGGGTGCCCACGTGCCCGATGCCTTCACGAACACGGACGACGGTCGTGGCATCACTTGGGGATTGTGCCACTTTCGCAATCTTGGTCGTGAAGATGGCCGCAGCCACAGTATGCTCGCACGGTTTGATTGCGATCTGAGTCTCGACGTTCACGACCCAGAAATGAAAGAGAGCGATATCTTCGTCCAGCCGAAGATCTATTTCAATTTCGGACTGAGCGAGGAGCAAAGAAAACGTCTCGGGGCGCCGGCGGCGGATCCGAACTTCGTCATCCCCGAGTAG
- a CDS encoding glycoside hydrolase: MQLTSAEEEPSSGFPFVLPKEKPNRPLSAAMERNYTAYSAPRPEDNELYSLFKYTQLKGFDYNNHDGTISRRDPSKVIFANGRYYVWYTHRETPTSPKGARNSTETIPSSDWDLADIWYATSKDGFTWEEQGVAVPRPPKPQPGWRSVTTTDILVWKGKYYLYYQAFMEASGTRGDDCPVAVSVAGSPDGPWTPTHKIVIPNGAEGEWDQYSIHDPYPLVYKDKIYLYYKSDCDGDPRLVRMQGLAIADDPLGPFEKHPLNPVINSGHETTLFPFKEGIAALVIGDGNEHNTIQYAKNGVNFEIASIVQMMPGAAGPFVPDAFTNTKDGRGITWGISHFTNYTNWNQNHAILARFDCDLSLDLNDPAMKHHRAYLRPEQYFKQGLNRKQRERIGGANRLLQNSKP; encoded by the coding sequence ATGCAACTTACGTCAGCAGAAGAAGAGCCTTCAAGCGGTTTTCCGTTCGTCCTACCGAAAGAAAAACCTAACCGCCCCCTCAGCGCTGCAATGGAACGGAACTACACTGCCTACTCCGCTCCCCGGCCCGAGGACAACGAGTTGTACTCGCTCTTCAAATACACGCAACTCAAGGGTTTTGACTACAACAATCACGATGGCACCATCTCTCGGCGTGATCCTTCCAAGGTGATCTTCGCAAATGGCAGGTACTACGTTTGGTACACGCACCGCGAGACGCCAACTTCTCCCAAAGGTGCGAGGAACTCCACCGAAACGATTCCCTCTAGCGATTGGGATTTGGCGGATATCTGGTATGCGACAAGCAAGGACGGGTTTACGTGGGAAGAGCAAGGCGTCGCCGTGCCGCGTCCGCCGAAACCACAACCCGGTTGGCGTTCGGTTACAACAACCGACATCTTGGTTTGGAAAGGTAAGTACTATCTCTATTACCAAGCCTTCATGGAGGCCAGCGGCACTCGTGGCGACGATTGTCCGGTGGCCGTTTCGGTAGCTGGTTCACCCGACGGCCCTTGGACGCCGACCCACAAGATAGTGATCCCCAATGGGGCGGAGGGCGAATGGGATCAGTACTCGATCCACGACCCTTACCCGTTGGTTTACAAAGACAAGATCTACCTCTATTACAAGTCGGATTGCGATGGCGATCCGCGGCTCGTGCGGATGCAGGGGCTAGCGATCGCCGACGACCCGCTAGGCCCTTTCGAAAAACATCCGCTAAACCCCGTGATCAACTCTGGCCACGAAACGACCCTTTTTCCATTCAAGGAAGGCATCGCTGCCTTGGTGATCGGTGATGGCAACGAACACAACACGATTCAGTATGCAAAGAACGGCGTGAACTTCGAGATCGCCTCGATCGTGCAAATGATGCCTGGCGCCGCGGGGCCATTTGTCCCCGATGCCTTTACCAACACCAAAGATGGCCGTGGAATTACCTGGGGAATCTCACACTTTACCAATTACACAAATTGGAACCAAAACCACGCCATCCTCGCCCGCTTCGACTGCGACCTGAGCCTCGACCTAAACGACCCGGCGATGAAGCATCACCGGGCGTATCTCCGGCCTGAGCAGTATTTCAAGCAAGGGTTGAATCGAAAGCAGCGTGAGCGGATTGGCGGGGCGAATCGACTTTTGCAGAATTCGAAACCGTAA
- a CDS encoding 6-carboxytetrahydropterin synthase encodes MIIEKSYKFYAAHRNEELQDKCSNLHGHRYGLTCHFEVERTGALTTLFGDFDAKIEPFLKREYDHGMMIHVNDPLYETLTQHMLRTGEKLKLKRFSHPTTVENLAHLLFTEITDMGFRLQKLEVKETDSSTITYTRDDWVNDSRYFANMKVATAATE; translated from the coding sequence ATGATCATCGAAAAAAGTTACAAATTTTATGCAGCGCATCGCAATGAAGAGCTACAAGACAAATGCAGCAACTTGCACGGTCACCGCTATGGATTAACTTGCCATTTCGAGGTCGAGCGGACAGGTGCACTCACAACACTGTTCGGCGATTTCGACGCGAAGATCGAGCCCTTCTTGAAGCGTGAATACGATCACGGGATGATGATCCACGTTAACGATCCGCTGTATGAGACATTGACCCAACATATGCTAAGGACGGGCGAGAAGCTCAAGCTCAAGCGATTTTCGCACCCGACGACTGTCGAAAATCTTGCTCACCTCCTATTTACGGAGATCACGGATATGGGTTTCCGTCTGCAAAAGTTGGAAGTCAAAGAGACCGATAGCTCGACGATAACCTACACGCGTGACGATTGGGTGAACGACAGTCGCTACTTTGCCAACATGAAAGTAGCAACTGCTGCAACTGAATGA
- the folE gene encoding GTP cyclohydrolase I FolE — MNQLIDVDDHSDQSVSSRTAVPVTHSRKTQNTTRKDSVDLAAIKTAVRTILKAVGEDPDRPGLEETPRRVAKMYAEMFEGLRLDPTRHLQVTFPEEYNELVLVRDIPFTSMCEHHLLPFTGVAHVGYIPEGKVTGLSKLARVVEEVARRPQVQERMTQTIAEMIESELKTTAVGVVVQAEHSCMSIRGIKKHGSSTVTSALRGTFKTNLSSRSEFLSFINGKSLG; from the coding sequence ATGAACCAGTTAATTGACGTCGACGACCATTCCGATCAGTCTGTCTCAAGCCGAACCGCGGTTCCAGTCACTCATTCTCGAAAGACTCAAAACACTACGCGTAAGGATTCAGTCGACCTGGCCGCCATTAAGACAGCCGTTCGAACAATTCTTAAAGCCGTAGGCGAAGATCCCGACCGACCAGGACTTGAAGAAACTCCCCGTCGTGTCGCCAAGATGTATGCTGAGATGTTTGAAGGCTTACGCCTCGATCCCACGCGTCATCTTCAGGTCACGTTTCCTGAGGAGTATAACGAGCTCGTCCTCGTGAGGGACATCCCGTTCACGAGCATGTGCGAGCATCACCTGTTGCCTTTCACCGGCGTCGCCCATGTTGGATACATTCCTGAAGGTAAAGTGACAGGCCTCAGCAAATTAGCCCGCGTTGTCGAGGAGGTCGCCCGCCGCCCCCAAGTTCAAGAAAGAATGACACAAACGATTGCCGAAATGATCGAGTCGGAACTCAAGACCACTGCCGTAGGTGTCGTGGTGCAGGCAGAGCATTCCTGCATGTCAATTCGCGGCATCAAGAAGCATGGTAGCTCAACGGTAACCAGTGCATTGCGTGGCACTTTCAAGACGAATCTATCAAGTCGGAGCGAGTTTCTGTCCTTCATCAACGGAAAGTCTCTCGGCTAA
- a CDS encoding Lacal_2735 family protein gives MAIRFYSDPIKPVAGDDCNKDVILRIALYPPTMWLQVADFRFSEKFQRSWCLSAYFFGFNAVQNPQMVGKEKPMFGLLSSKKKRLEKKYALLLDESYKLSHRDRKASDLKMAEANRVLEQIKGLEMSSNQSDT, from the coding sequence TTGGCGATTCGATTCTATTCGGACCCCATTAAGCCAGTAGCTGGCGATGACTGTAATAAAGATGTTATTTTGAGGATCGCCCTTTACCCGCCGACGATGTGGTTGCAGGTGGCCGATTTTCGATTTTCTGAGAAATTCCAACGATCTTGGTGTTTATCTGCCTATTTCTTCGGTTTCAACGCAGTTCAGAACCCTCAGATGGTCGGAAAGGAGAAGCCCATGTTTGGACTATTGAGCAGCAAAAAGAAACGACTGGAAAAGAAATACGCTCTTCTCTTAGATGAATCCTACAAACTTAGCCATAGGGATCGAAAAGCAAGTGATCTGAAAATGGCCGAAGCGAATCGAGTCTTGGAGCAGATCAAGGGTTTAGAAATGAGCTCGAATCAGAGCGACACGTAG
- a CDS encoding alpha/beta-hydrolase family protein: protein MKLKDWFSRYQASFSYIGLVFAVLFFAASLSPSLLPRNYIVQGLLSGIELAVGYGVGCLFVWVWKYLELPEFGGKATLVGKRAITIFAAVLASVSLWRATIWQNSIRTRMEMEPLESAYPFTVLLIALVFGALLVGGARLFGKSCAYVIEKINRVFPRRVSNVLGISLVSALGLLFVNGVLAKSALSVADSVFSRIDAKVDAGIEQPERNVLSGSTDSLILWNTIGRQGKDFISKGPTQEQLSDFLGKPAKQPVRVYVGLRSRDTPEERAELALEELKRVGAFERSLLVVATPTGTGWLDPGATDTIEYLHAGDTAIVSMQYSYLPSWITIMVDPNRSRVAAQVLFEEVYEHWKNLPKEARPKLYLHGLSLGSLGSETSGDLLTTFEDPIQGALWSGPPFPSRVWSQLTRAREPNSPAWLPVFRDASVVRFINQKSKPDPSSESWSSIRCIYIQHASDPMIFFSPSLLYQKPEWLVGERGADVSPYLDWYPIITFLQVACDLPMATSVPIGYGHNYSPSEYLDAWIAITNPKDWDDADSVRLKQLLTP, encoded by the coding sequence ATGAAGTTGAAAGATTGGTTTTCTAGGTACCAAGCATCCTTCTCCTACATTGGGCTGGTTTTTGCAGTCCTGTTTTTTGCTGCTTCGCTCTCGCCCTCGCTGTTGCCACGTAACTATATCGTGCAAGGCCTGCTTTCTGGTATTGAATTGGCAGTTGGCTACGGTGTTGGCTGTCTGTTCGTTTGGGTCTGGAAGTATCTGGAGCTTCCTGAGTTCGGAGGCAAAGCGACACTTGTCGGAAAGCGAGCTATCACAATTTTTGCGGCGGTTTTGGCGTCTGTTTCTCTCTGGCGGGCGACCATCTGGCAGAACTCGATTCGTACCCGGATGGAAATGGAACCACTCGAAAGTGCCTACCCGTTTACGGTGTTACTGATCGCTCTCGTCTTTGGGGCGCTGTTGGTTGGAGGCGCGCGCCTTTTCGGAAAGAGCTGTGCGTACGTTATCGAGAAGATCAACCGTGTCTTCCCACGCCGAGTGTCGAACGTTTTAGGCATTTCGCTTGTCTCGGCACTCGGGCTTTTATTTGTGAACGGAGTCTTGGCCAAGTCCGCGTTGAGCGTTGCTGATTCGGTTTTCTCTCGGATTGATGCGAAAGTCGATGCAGGCATTGAGCAGCCTGAACGCAACGTTCTATCAGGAAGCACCGATTCACTCATTCTTTGGAACACTATCGGCCGTCAAGGCAAGGATTTTATCTCGAAGGGGCCGACGCAGGAGCAGTTGAGCGATTTTTTGGGAAAGCCGGCTAAGCAACCTGTGCGGGTTTATGTTGGTCTCAGGTCGCGAGACACGCCCGAGGAACGCGCAGAGCTTGCCTTGGAAGAGTTAAAACGGGTCGGCGCTTTTGAGCGCTCTTTACTTGTTGTTGCGACCCCCACGGGAACGGGCTGGCTAGACCCTGGTGCCACAGACACGATCGAATATTTGCACGCGGGCGATACAGCCATCGTAAGTATGCAGTACTCCTATTTGCCGAGTTGGATCACGATCATGGTCGATCCGAATCGTTCACGGGTAGCTGCGCAAGTGCTGTTTGAAGAAGTGTACGAGCACTGGAAGAACCTACCCAAGGAGGCCCGCCCCAAGTTGTACCTGCATGGACTCAGCCTTGGTTCTCTCGGTTCAGAGACGTCAGGAGATTTGCTCACGACATTCGAAGACCCGATCCAAGGGGCACTTTGGAGCGGTCCACCATTCCCGAGCCGTGTGTGGTCTCAATTGACACGAGCTCGAGAGCCAAATTCTCCTGCATGGCTGCCCGTGTTCAGAGATGCTTCGGTTGTGAGATTCATAAATCAGAAGTCCAAGCCGGACCCGTCGAGTGAGTCTTGGAGTTCCATTCGCTGCATCTATATTCAGCACGCAAGTGACCCGATGATCTTCTTCTCGCCATCCTTGCTGTATCAGAAACCAGAATGGCTTGTGGGGGAACGAGGAGCGGACGTCTCACCCTATTTGGATTGGTACCCGATCATCACTTTCCTGCAAGTCGCCTGCGATCTTCCCATGGCGACCAGTGTGCCGATTGGCTACGGACACAACTACTCACCAAGCGAATATCTCGACGCTTGGATAGCCATTACTAATCCAAAAGATTGGGATGATGCGGATAGCGTACGCCTGAAGCAATTGCTTACGCCATAG
- a CDS encoding DUF819 family protein, whose amino-acid sequence MSNFTIESEAGILATLAGICAFFFWLERSTRWRLFNYLPPLIFIYLIPVIFSATNVLPNDAPVYDAFSRLVLPMMLVLLMLKVDIRGAVETLGRGVAVMLFGTLGVMVGAPIGLLVVKGWLGPDAWKAFGVLSGSWIGGTGNMAAVSEMIEAEGAAVGLAVIGDSVIYLFWLPILLASKNWASVFSRWVGVSEESMNSLPMANEVDEHAASQATPSTPDFLTMLAVAFAATWLADVISGVLPTVEPYLTASSWRVLLITAIGISLSLTNLRDLPASHELAMALVYLFVARMGAKTDLSAAAEQALPFLLGAAIWILIHGGFCLLGAKLMKVDIHTAAIASAANIGGAASATIVASHHDERLVPTSILMALLGYAVGNFAAYGTALICSWVA is encoded by the coding sequence ATGAGCAACTTCACGATTGAAAGCGAAGCTGGAATACTTGCGACGCTTGCTGGAATATGTGCTTTTTTCTTTTGGCTGGAACGAAGTACCAGGTGGCGGCTATTCAACTACTTGCCGCCATTGATTTTCATTTACTTGATTCCAGTCATCTTCTCTGCCACAAACGTTCTGCCGAACGACGCGCCAGTCTACGATGCCTTTAGTCGGTTGGTGCTGCCGATGATGCTGGTGCTTCTGATGCTGAAAGTCGATATTCGTGGAGCCGTTGAGACGCTGGGGCGTGGAGTCGCCGTGATGTTGTTCGGCACGTTGGGCGTCATGGTAGGGGCTCCGATAGGGCTGCTGGTCGTAAAGGGGTGGCTTGGGCCGGATGCTTGGAAAGCGTTTGGCGTTCTGTCAGGTAGTTGGATTGGTGGAACCGGAAATATGGCTGCGGTCAGCGAGATGATCGAGGCTGAGGGAGCTGCCGTCGGTCTCGCGGTGATTGGCGACTCCGTGATCTATCTCTTTTGGCTGCCGATCTTGCTCGCTTCAAAGAACTGGGCGAGCGTTTTCTCCCGTTGGGTCGGCGTCTCTGAAGAGTCGATGAATTCACTCCCGATGGCCAACGAGGTGGACGAGCATGCGGCGAGTCAAGCAACGCCCTCAACACCTGATTTCCTCACAATGCTGGCGGTCGCGTTTGCTGCCACATGGCTCGCTGACGTGATTTCTGGCGTGCTACCTACGGTCGAGCCATACTTGACGGCCTCGTCCTGGCGGGTGCTGCTGATAACAGCCATTGGGATTAGCCTTTCGCTGACCAACCTGCGGGACTTGCCAGCGAGTCATGAGTTGGCAATGGCCCTGGTTTATCTGTTTGTTGCTCGAATGGGTGCAAAGACCGATCTTTCAGCGGCTGCCGAGCAGGCGTTACCCTTTTTGCTGGGAGCGGCCATTTGGATTCTCATCCACGGGGGTTTCTGCCTGCTGGGGGCGAAACTCATGAAGGTCGACATTCACACGGCCGCCATCGCCAGTGCCGCGAATATCGGTGGGGCTGCGTCTGCGACGATCGTTGCATCACACCACGACGAGCGACTCGTGCCGACCAGTATTCTCATGGCACTGTTAGGCTATGCCGTTGGTAACTTCGCGGCCTACGGGACAGCGCTGATTTGCTCGTGGGTTGCGTGA
- a CDS encoding C40 family peptidase → MRSSITLLSYALLATTLDATATAQTVPDGAPPASSGRVVRLAKEIEPSLKGDASRVAQYIDFYRSRLANDSRVCAFEVTGEIQDEGSLVLDGFVEFAESREGLQSFLETLGFGEIDNRVEVLPSENLASKHYGLVKIASTISYDSPERNQSAGTTCLLGEPLYLLRIVGDYYLAHSVEGYLGYIPKTAVTQLTQAQFESYVQAPGVILTSNYTVDAGLELSAGTRLKRTGETNEGVECELPDGKTVTLPKNICKTDEPPREEIDRAIENGEKLLGVKYYWGGKTAAGIDCSGLVQICYATIGINLPRDSNQQCYVGRLVATRWHRSRLQRGDLLYFLGPLGRIRHTAIYLGDDQFLQAEVPIVTISSFNPEDDNYAPVRDKNFAFAKRLW, encoded by the coding sequence ATGCGTTCTTCGATAACACTGCTTTCCTACGCCCTCCTCGCCACAACCCTCGACGCCACCGCAACGGCCCAAACCGTGCCTGATGGGGCCCCGCCGGCTTCGTCAGGCAGGGTCGTCCGACTCGCTAAAGAGATCGAGCCTTCACTCAAGGGGGACGCCAGCCGTGTCGCTCAGTACATCGATTTTTATCGTTCGCGACTTGCCAACGATTCGCGAGTTTGTGCTTTCGAGGTAACGGGGGAAATACAGGACGAGGGTAGCTTAGTCCTCGACGGCTTCGTCGAGTTCGCGGAATCGCGCGAAGGGCTGCAGTCTTTTCTCGAAACGCTCGGCTTTGGCGAGATTGATAACCGCGTCGAAGTTCTTCCCTCTGAGAATCTGGCCAGCAAGCACTATGGCCTTGTGAAGATCGCCTCCACGATTAGCTACGACAGCCCCGAAAGGAATCAATCTGCTGGAACGACCTGCTTGCTCGGCGAGCCACTCTATCTGTTGCGAATCGTGGGAGACTACTACTTGGCACACAGCGTTGAAGGCTATTTGGGCTACATTCCCAAGACTGCCGTAACGCAACTGACGCAAGCGCAATTCGAGTCTTATGTCCAGGCTCCTGGAGTGATCCTCACTTCAAACTACACGGTCGACGCGGGGCTCGAACTTTCCGCAGGCACGAGACTTAAGCGAACAGGTGAAACGAACGAAGGCGTCGAATGCGAATTGCCTGATGGGAAGACCGTAACGCTCCCCAAAAATATCTGCAAAACTGATGAGCCACCTCGTGAAGAGATCGACCGGGCAATCGAAAACGGGGAAAAGCTGCTCGGTGTCAAATACTATTGGGGTGGCAAAACGGCCGCGGGCATCGATTGTTCAGGGCTCGTACAGATTTGCTACGCAACCATCGGAATCAACCTGCCGCGCGACTCGAATCAACAGTGTTACGTAGGCCGACTAGTCGCTACGCGTTGGCACCGTTCGCGTTTGCAGCGCGGTGATCTGCTCTATTTTCTTGGGCCCCTCGGCCGAATTCGCCATACAGCTATCTACCTGGGTGACGATCAGTTTCTGCAAGCCGAAGTACCAATCGTCACCATCAGCAGCTTTAATCCCGAAGACGACAATTACGCACCCGTACGTGACAAGAACTTCGCATTCGCTAAGCGGCTTTGGTAG
- a CDS encoding DUF1552 domain-containing protein, producing MTNESLRNQVEISRRFILKTASAAVSLPLLDQLLSPAFAKPTVSASPRRLIYLYFPNGVAEGTWHPKKVGHDGKLLELNSWMSPLEPFKDDLTIPTNLWMPEGDGHVEGPPNWLTGKGYVGEHSRAAGVSVDQVAAEAIGDQTLLPSLELSLQGQGFFSNSLPRNAISWNRQGVPLPREVEPRAVFDRMFRPPSGGATTAGVLDEVRDQARRLRKQVSRQDQHRIDEYFQSIRALEKRIEFANRRSHEMSADQTLTDMFTPPAPGIPAEHEEYVRQMLDLIVLALQSDATRVVTFMLDHGQSNRYFNFIDGVKGTWHALSHYRDASGRTDDDDGKTRWRSTKEKRAMYAKVNRWHHRQLAYLLAKLKSIQEPDGRTLLDNSLIVYGSSLGDGDTHGNEDLPTLIAGRGGGTIEAGSQIRSRRPVDMASLHLTMLQSTGINARRFGTANRPLSLS from the coding sequence ATGACAAACGAATCCTTGAGAAACCAAGTCGAGATCAGTCGTCGATTCATATTGAAGACCGCCAGTGCTGCGGTGTCCCTTCCTCTTCTTGATCAACTACTGTCACCTGCATTCGCCAAGCCCACTGTCTCAGCGTCACCACGACGGTTGATTTATTTGTACTTTCCCAACGGAGTTGCCGAAGGGACATGGCATCCCAAAAAAGTGGGACACGATGGAAAGTTGCTTGAACTTAACAGCTGGATGAGCCCACTCGAGCCATTTAAGGACGATTTGACCATTCCCACCAATCTCTGGATGCCTGAGGGTGATGGTCACGTGGAAGGTCCGCCGAACTGGCTAACGGGCAAGGGATATGTGGGGGAACACTCACGTGCCGCTGGGGTCTCCGTTGATCAAGTCGCCGCGGAAGCGATCGGCGATCAGACGCTACTACCTTCATTGGAACTGTCGTTACAAGGCCAAGGCTTCTTCTCCAACTCCTTGCCTCGCAATGCGATTTCATGGAATCGACAAGGGGTACCACTCCCTCGCGAAGTCGAGCCGCGTGCGGTTTTTGATCGCATGTTCCGCCCACCATCGGGTGGAGCAACCACAGCCGGGGTGCTTGATGAGGTACGCGATCAGGCACGGCGACTACGCAAGCAGGTGAGTCGACAAGACCAGCACCGAATTGACGAGTACTTCCAATCAATTCGTGCGCTCGAAAAGCGGATCGAATTCGCGAATCGCAGATCGCACGAAATGTCCGCTGACCAAACTCTTACCGACATGTTTACTCCGCCAGCCCCTGGAATTCCAGCGGAGCACGAGGAATACGTCCGACAGATGCTCGACCTCATCGTTTTGGCGCTGCAGTCTGACGCAACAAGGGTGGTGACGTTTATGCTCGACCATGGACAATCTAACCGTTACTTCAATTTCATCGACGGCGTGAAGGGTACGTGGCACGCACTCTCTCACTACCGCGACGCTTCAGGCCGAACCGATGACGACGATGGCAAAACACGGTGGCGTTCAACGAAAGAGAAACGTGCCATGTATGCCAAGGTGAATCGCTGGCACCACCGTCAGCTCGCTTACCTACTAGCCAAACTGAAGTCGATCCAAGAACCAGATGGACGGACATTGCTAGACAATAGTCTGATCGTCTACGGAAGCAGCCTCGGTGACGGCGACACCCACGGCAATGAAGACCTGCCAACCCTTATTGCGGGGCGTGGCGGAGGAACAATTGAGGCAGGAAGCCAAATCCGCTCTCGTCGCCCTGTCGACATGGCAAGCCTGCATCTAACAATGCTCCAAAGCACAGGGATCAATGCCAGGAGATTCGGAACAGCCAACAGACCCTTAAGTTTGTCCTGA